From Rhodococcus antarcticus, the proteins below share one genomic window:
- a CDS encoding sensor histidine kinase yields the protein MTVVGSVLLAIAATALGVVIGLVVLPSLRARRAEAVRARTGLTVSEVLDRVVESSENGIAVVDRFGDVVLCNPRAEELGVVHERRMDARAWTAVQRVFATREPVEVVLGADARPGRAPMAVIGLARPLGSDDDRFVVVEAADESERVRLDATRRDFVANVSHELKTPVGAMALLAEALLESPEDPEVVRHFASRILHESTRLGSLVTELIALSRLQGAEALPQLDVVDVDDVVAEALRRSDLSAEAAGIAVTVDRPSGLEVKGDRTLLVTALSNLVENAIAYSPAGSPVSVSRALRTDHVEVSVTDRGIGIPLEHQERVFERFFRVDPARSRVTGGTGLGLAIVKHVAANHDGGVRLWSRPGTGSTFTLRVPVHTEDVDDEAPPPRLVSTDGSTNRSRNGEPR from the coding sequence GTGACCGTCGTGGGTTCGGTGCTGCTCGCGATCGCCGCCACGGCGCTCGGGGTGGTGATCGGTCTGGTCGTCTTACCCTCGCTCCGGGCCCGCCGGGCGGAGGCCGTGCGCGCTCGCACGGGCCTGACGGTGTCCGAGGTGCTGGACCGAGTGGTCGAGTCCTCGGAGAACGGGATCGCCGTGGTCGACCGCTTCGGTGACGTGGTGCTCTGCAACCCGCGTGCCGAGGAGCTCGGGGTGGTCCACGAGCGTCGGATGGACGCACGGGCGTGGACCGCGGTGCAGCGTGTGTTCGCCACCAGGGAACCTGTGGAGGTCGTGCTGGGCGCGGACGCGCGGCCCGGGCGTGCCCCCATGGCGGTGATCGGTCTGGCGCGACCGCTGGGTTCCGACGACGACCGGTTCGTCGTCGTGGAGGCCGCGGACGAGTCCGAGCGGGTGCGCCTCGATGCGACCCGGCGCGACTTCGTGGCCAACGTCAGCCACGAGCTCAAGACCCCGGTCGGCGCCATGGCTCTGCTCGCGGAGGCGCTGCTCGAGTCCCCCGAGGACCCGGAGGTGGTGCGCCACTTCGCCTCCCGCATCCTGCACGAGTCGACCCGGCTGGGCTCCCTGGTGACCGAGCTCATCGCGCTGTCCCGGCTGCAGGGGGCGGAGGCGCTGCCCCAGCTCGACGTGGTGGACGTCGACGACGTGGTCGCGGAGGCCTTGCGCCGATCGGACCTCAGCGCCGAGGCGGCGGGAATCGCCGTCACGGTCGACCGCCCGAGCGGGCTCGAGGTGAAGGGCGACCGGACACTGCTCGTGACCGCCCTGTCCAACCTCGTGGAGAACGCCATCGCCTACTCCCCGGCCGGCTCGCCGGTGTCGGTGAGCCGTGCCCTGCGCACCGACCACGTCGAGGTCAGCGTGACCGACCGCGGCATCGGCATCCCGCTGGAGCACCAGGAGCGCGTGTTCGAGCGGTTCTTCCGGGTGGACCCCGCCCGGTCCCGGGTCACCGGCGGAACCGGCCTCGGGCTGGCCATCGTCAAGCACGTGGCGGCCAACCACGACGGGGGCGTGCGGCTCTGGAGCAGGCCGGGGACGGGTTCCACCTTCACCCTCCGCGTCCCGGTGCACACCGAGGACGTCGACGACGAGGCCCCCCCGCCGCGGCTGGTGTCCACCGACGGCTCGACCAACAGATCCAGGAACGGAGAACCACGGTGA
- a CDS encoding alpha/beta fold hydrolase, translating to MDTVSRDGTLISYLERGRAGAPPLVLLHGWAQSADCWGEEVLDGLSAGHHVLAPDLRGHGRSGAPAGGYDDPTAWAADLDAVLAAAGVREPPVLVGWSYGGLVACDWLRSGGGGAGGVAAGLVLVGAVTGLGRGRAGGRVGAAMRAAVPDGLSEDPALAVPALAGFAGALTTDGPRVQALLGASLATPPRVRAALFARTCDSDDVLAGFGGPSVVLHGTADAVVDVSAGRHAADLLPAVRTSWWEGSGHAPFVEDPQRFVAEVLAVRAS from the coding sequence GTGGACACCGTGAGCCGGGACGGCACCCTGATCTCCTACCTCGAGCGCGGCCGTGCGGGCGCACCCCCGCTCGTGCTGCTGCACGGGTGGGCGCAGAGCGCGGACTGCTGGGGCGAGGAGGTGCTCGACGGGCTCTCGGCCGGCCACCACGTGCTCGCCCCGGACCTGCGGGGACACGGCCGCTCCGGTGCACCCGCGGGTGGCTACGACGACCCGACCGCCTGGGCGGCGGACCTCGACGCCGTGCTCGCGGCCGCTGGCGTGCGGGAGCCCCCCGTGCTGGTCGGCTGGTCCTACGGCGGGCTGGTGGCCTGCGACTGGCTGCGGTCCGGGGGCGGCGGCGCGGGGGGCGTGGCCGCGGGCCTCGTGCTCGTCGGTGCGGTGACCGGCCTCGGCCGGGGCCGGGCCGGCGGACGGGTGGGCGCGGCCATGCGCGCGGCCGTGCCGGACGGGCTCTCCGAGGACCCCGCGCTCGCCGTGCCCGCGCTGGCCGGCTTCGCCGGCGCGCTCACCACGGACGGCCCCCGGGTGCAGGCACTGCTCGGCGCCAGCCTGGCCACCCCGCCGCGGGTGCGTGCGGCCCTGTTCGCCCGCACCTGCGACAGCGACGACGTCCTGGCGGGCTTCGGCGGCCCGTCGGTGGTGCTGCACGGGACCGCGGACGCCGTGGTGGACGTCAGCGCGGGTCGGCACGCGGCGGACCTGCTGCCGGCGGTGCGCACCTCGTGGTGGGAGGGGTCCGGGCACGCCCCGTTCGTCGAGGACCCCCAGCGGTTCGTGGCCGAGGTGCTGGCCGTCCGGGCCTCGTGA
- a CDS encoding SDR family NAD(P)-dependent oxidoreductase: MTAVAHRPTAVVTGASSGIGEATARVLAAGGFHVVVAARRLDRLQALAAEIDGTALELDVTSDASVAAFAAALGDVSVLVNNAGGAKGLATVAEADLDDWRWMWETNVLGTLRVTKALIPRLVASGDGLIVTITSIAAVETYDNGSGYTAAKHAQSALHRTLRGELLGQPVRITEILPGMVETDFSLVRFHGDAERAATVYEGITPLTANDVAEVVGFVASRPSHVDLDTIVLKPRAQASAMRAHRV; encoded by the coding sequence ATGACTGCTGTTGCGCACCGCCCCACCGCCGTCGTCACCGGAGCCAGCTCCGGCATCGGCGAGGCCACCGCCAGGGTGCTCGCCGCCGGTGGGTTCCACGTGGTGGTCGCCGCCCGTCGACTCGACCGGCTGCAGGCCCTGGCCGCCGAGATCGACGGCACCGCGCTCGAGCTCGACGTGACCTCCGACGCCTCGGTGGCCGCGTTCGCCGCCGCGCTCGGGGACGTGTCCGTGCTCGTCAACAACGCGGGCGGGGCGAAGGGGCTCGCGACGGTGGCGGAGGCGGACCTGGACGACTGGCGGTGGATGTGGGAGACGAACGTTCTCGGCACGCTGCGGGTGACCAAGGCGCTCATCCCCAGGCTGGTGGCCTCCGGCGACGGGCTCATCGTCACGATCACGTCGATCGCGGCCGTCGAGACCTACGACAACGGGTCCGGGTACACCGCGGCCAAGCACGCCCAGTCCGCCCTGCACCGCACGCTGCGCGGCGAGCTCCTCGGCCAGCCCGTGCGGATCACCGAGATCCTGCCCGGGATGGTGGAGACCGACTTCTCGCTCGTGCGCTTCCACGGGGACGCCGAGCGGGCCGCCACGGTCTACGAGGGCATCACCCCGCTCACCGCCAACGACGTGGCCGAGGTGGTCGGGTTCGTGGCCAGCCGGCCGTCCCACGTGGACCTGGACACCATCGTGCTCAAGCCCCGCGCCCAGGCGTCCGCGATGCGCGCGCACCGCGTCTGA
- the mshA gene encoding D-inositol-3-phosphate glycosyltransferase, whose protein sequence is MIPTSTTRAGRPRRVAVLSVHTSPLEQPGTGDAGGMNVYVLQTALRIAQRGTEVEIFTRATSSAAPPVVQAAPGVLVRNVVAGPFEGLDKNELPAQLCAFTAGVLRAEARQEQGYYDLVHSHYWLSGQVGWLARDRWRVPLVHTAHTLARVKNAALAEGDPPEPKVREIGEQQVVDEADRLVANTPAEAEQLVRLYGAEGSRVDTIAPGVDLDRFRPGDRAASRARLGIAPDETVLTFVGRIQPLKAPDVLLRAAAELRARTPGHRLRVLVVGGPSGSGLGQPAALVGLAQSLGITDVVTFLPPQPPAELVHVYRASDVVAVPSHSESFGLVALEAQACGTPVVAADVGGLGVAVADGVTGLLVGSHRTADWADALARLTDAPVLRERLAAAAPGHAAGFSWDRTADALLETYARATMPVRSPAPVRPRSLRQLRRTPGAQPGAQQPGDRPAGAPQSAAHA, encoded by the coding sequence GTGATCCCGACGAGCACCACCCGTGCAGGACGTCCGCGCCGGGTCGCCGTCCTCTCGGTGCACACCTCTCCGCTGGAGCAGCCCGGCACCGGCGACGCGGGTGGCATGAACGTGTACGTGCTGCAGACCGCCCTACGGATCGCCCAGCGTGGCACCGAGGTCGAGATCTTCACCCGGGCCACCTCCTCCGCGGCCCCGCCCGTGGTGCAGGCCGCGCCGGGGGTGCTCGTGCGCAACGTCGTCGCGGGACCGTTCGAGGGGCTCGACAAGAACGAGCTGCCCGCCCAGCTGTGCGCCTTCACCGCGGGCGTGCTCCGCGCCGAGGCGCGCCAGGAGCAGGGCTACTACGACCTCGTGCACTCCCACTACTGGCTCTCCGGCCAGGTCGGCTGGCTCGCGCGCGACCGCTGGAGGGTGCCGCTGGTGCACACCGCGCACACCCTCGCCCGGGTGAAGAACGCGGCGCTGGCCGAGGGCGATCCCCCCGAGCCCAAGGTCCGCGAGATCGGCGAGCAGCAGGTGGTGGACGAGGCCGACCGGCTCGTCGCGAACACCCCGGCCGAGGCCGAGCAGCTCGTCCGGCTGTACGGGGCCGAGGGGTCCCGGGTGGACACCATCGCCCCCGGCGTCGACCTCGACCGCTTCCGCCCCGGCGACCGGGCCGCCTCCCGCGCACGTCTGGGGATCGCCCCCGACGAGACCGTGCTGACCTTCGTCGGCCGCATCCAGCCGCTGAAGGCCCCGGACGTGCTGCTCCGCGCGGCCGCCGAGCTCCGTGCGCGCACCCCCGGCCACCGGCTGCGGGTGCTGGTGGTCGGTGGTCCCTCGGGAAGCGGGCTGGGGCAGCCGGCGGCACTCGTCGGGCTCGCCCAGAGCCTGGGCATCACCGACGTCGTCACGTTCCTGCCGCCCCAGCCGCCGGCCGAGCTGGTGCACGTCTACCGCGCATCCGACGTGGTCGCGGTGCCAAGCCACTCGGAGTCCTTCGGGCTGGTCGCGCTCGAGGCCCAGGCCTGCGGCACGCCCGTGGTCGCCGCCGACGTGGGGGGGCTCGGGGTGGCCGTCGCCGACGGGGTGACCGGCCTGCTCGTGGGCTCCCACCGCACCGCTGACTGGGCCGACGCCCTGGCCCGGCTGACCGACGCCCCGGTGCTGCGCGAGCGCCTCGCGGCGGCCGCGCCCGGCCACGCCGCGGGCTTCTCCTGGGACCGCACCGCCGATGCCCTGCTGGAGACCTACGCCAGGGCCACGATGCCCGTCCGGTCCCCGGCACCGGTCCGCCCGCGCAGCCTGCGCCAGCTCCGCCGCACCCCGGGCGCCCAGCCCGGTGCGCAGCAGCCGGGTGACCGGCCCGCCGGCGCCCCGCAGAGCGCCGCGCACGCATGA
- a CDS encoding response regulator transcription factor has translation MTRVLIVEDEESLADPLAFLLRKEGFETAVATDGPAALAEYDRGGADIVLLDLMLPGMSGTDVCKQLRLRSGVPVIMVTARDSEIDKVVGLELGADDYVTKPYSSRELIARIRAVLRRGVESEDGPDLDPGVLEAGPVRMDVERHVVVVSGQTITLPLKEFDLLEYLLRNSGRVLTRGQLIDRVWGADYVGDTKTLDVHVKRLRAKIEPDPSTPVHLVTVRGLGYKLEP, from the coding sequence GTGACCAGGGTGCTGATCGTCGAGGACGAGGAGTCGCTGGCCGACCCGCTGGCCTTCCTGCTGCGCAAGGAGGGCTTCGAGACCGCTGTCGCCACCGACGGGCCGGCGGCGCTGGCCGAGTACGACCGTGGCGGCGCCGACATCGTCCTGCTGGACCTCATGCTCCCCGGGATGAGCGGCACGGACGTCTGCAAGCAGCTCCGGCTGCGCTCCGGGGTCCCGGTGATCATGGTGACCGCGCGGGACAGCGAGATCGACAAGGTGGTCGGTCTCGAGCTCGGTGCGGACGACTACGTGACCAAGCCCTACTCCAGCCGGGAGCTCATCGCGCGGATCCGCGCGGTGCTGCGGCGCGGGGTGGAGAGCGAGGACGGCCCCGACCTGGACCCGGGCGTCCTCGAGGCCGGACCCGTGCGGATGGACGTGGAGCGCCACGTCGTCGTGGTCAGCGGCCAGACGATCACGTTGCCGCTCAAGGAGTTCGACCTGCTGGAGTACCTGCTCCGGAACTCCGGGAGGGTGCTCACCCGGGGGCAGCTCATCGATCGGGTCTGGGGGGCGGACTACGTGGGCGACACCAAGACCCTCGACGTCCACGTCAAGCGGCTGCGGGCCAAGATCGAGCCCGACCCGTCCACCCCGGTGCACCTCGTCACCGTGCGCGGGCTGGGCTACAAGCTCGAGCCGTAG
- a CDS encoding AMIN-like domain-containing (lipo)protein — protein MADTAEQVGEASGSSALVTSVRVVPQPGYDEVVLELSGDPGAVPGFRVGYVDTPVGDPSGRPVAVEGSAYLQVLVSGVLGVDDASADVSPSGPLPVSGEVVTQVVAGASFEGLHQFFVGLDAQRSFRVRASADPGRVVVQILTP, from the coding sequence GTGGCCGACACCGCGGAGCAGGTGGGGGAGGCGTCCGGCAGCTCCGCGCTGGTCACCTCCGTCCGGGTGGTGCCCCAGCCCGGCTACGACGAGGTGGTCCTGGAGCTCTCCGGCGACCCGGGCGCCGTCCCCGGCTTCCGGGTGGGCTACGTCGACACCCCGGTCGGAGACCCCAGTGGGCGCCCGGTGGCCGTCGAGGGTTCCGCCTACCTGCAGGTGCTGGTCTCCGGCGTGCTGGGGGTGGACGACGCGAGCGCGGACGTCAGCCCGTCCGGCCCGCTGCCCGTCTCGGGCGAGGTGGTCACCCAGGTGGTGGCGGGAGCGTCGTTCGAAGGGCTGCACCAGTTCTTCGTCGGGCTCGACGCGCAGCGATCCTTCCGGGTGCGCGCCTCGGCCGACCCCGGACGGGTCGTGGTGCAGATCCTCACCCCCTGA
- a CDS encoding YbjN domain-containing protein has translation MSRPGVTALAATIETTLTVRELEFTRPRPELFVVTLPGEAKLTTTCMLTLGAHGLRVEAFVCRQPDENHVGLYAFLLRRNRKLFGVSYTIDRSGDVYLVGRIALESVTEAELDRVLGQVLEAADGDFNTMLELGFATSIRREWAWRSKRGESLRNLAAFAHLVEADRAGGGPTDQ, from the coding sequence ATGAGCCGGCCCGGGGTCACCGCGCTGGCCGCGACCATCGAGACCACCCTCACCGTCCGGGAGCTGGAGTTCACCCGTCCGCGGCCCGAGCTGTTCGTGGTGACGCTGCCCGGCGAGGCCAAGCTCACCACCACGTGCATGCTCACCCTCGGTGCGCACGGGTTGCGGGTGGAGGCGTTCGTGTGCCGCCAGCCGGACGAGAACCACGTCGGTCTCTACGCGTTCCTGCTGCGCCGCAACCGCAAGCTGTTCGGGGTGAGCTACACCATCGACCGCTCCGGGGACGTCTACCTCGTCGGCCGCATCGCGCTGGAGAGCGTGACCGAGGCTGAGCTCGACCGCGTCCTCGGGCAGGTGCTGGAGGCCGCGGACGGGGACTTCAACACGATGCTCGAGCTGGGCTTCGCGACGTCGATCCGGCGCGAGTGGGCGTGGCGGAGCAAGCGCGGCGAGTCGCTGCGCAACCTGGCGGCGTTCGCGCACCTGGTCGAGGCCGACCGTGCCGGTGGAGGGCCTACCGATCAGTAG
- a CDS encoding phosphoglyceromutase has protein sequence MSTGTLVLLRHGESEWNALNLFTGWVDVALTEKGVGEAIRGGELLREHDLLPDVLHTSLLRRAISTAHLALDAADRLWIPVRRDWRLNERHYGALQGKDKKQTLAEFGEEQFMLWRRSYDTPPPAIERGSEFSQDADPRYAHLEDGPDGGPLTECLADVVARLLPYWESAVVPDLRAGRTVLVTAHGNSLRALVKHLDGVSDEAIAGLNIPTGIPLRYDLDDDLRPVTAGGTYLDPSAAAAAADAVAHQGR, from the coding sequence ATGAGCACCGGAACCCTCGTCCTGCTCCGCCACGGCGAGAGCGAGTGGAACGCCCTGAACCTGTTCACCGGCTGGGTGGACGTCGCGCTCACCGAGAAGGGCGTGGGTGAGGCCATCCGGGGTGGGGAGCTGCTCCGCGAGCACGACCTGCTCCCCGACGTGCTGCACACCTCGCTGCTGCGGCGGGCCATCTCCACCGCGCACCTCGCCCTCGACGCCGCCGACCGGCTGTGGATCCCGGTGCGCCGGGACTGGCGGCTCAACGAGCGGCACTACGGAGCGCTGCAGGGCAAGGACAAGAAGCAGACCCTGGCCGAGTTCGGCGAGGAGCAGTTCATGCTCTGGCGCCGCAGCTACGACACCCCGCCCCCGGCCATCGAGCGCGGCAGCGAGTTCAGCCAGGACGCCGACCCCCGCTACGCCCACCTCGAGGACGGCCCGGACGGCGGACCGCTCACCGAGTGCCTCGCCGACGTCGTCGCCCGGCTGCTGCCGTACTGGGAGTCGGCCGTCGTGCCGGACCTGCGGGCGGGTCGGACCGTGCTGGTCACCGCGCACGGCAACTCCCTGCGGGCCCTGGTCAAGCACCTCGACGGCGTCTCCGACGAGGCGATCGCCGGGCTCAACATCCCCACCGGCATCCCGCTGCGGTACGACCTCGACGACGACCTCCGTCCGGTGACCGCGGGGGGCACGTACCTCGACCCGTCCGCGGCTGCCGCCGCCGCGGACGCGGTGGCCCACCAGGGCCGCTGA